A part of Capsicum annuum cultivar UCD-10X-F1 chromosome 6, UCD10Xv1.1, whole genome shotgun sequence genomic DNA contains:
- the LOC107873570 gene encoding FRIGIDA-like protein 3, translating to MEDAQSVAMLMDSTTSKIQQLQKAFAELESHRAVTLNLKWKQLEEHFHGLEKSLKRRFTELEDQEKEFENKIVQSKTILENRQAAVISKEQSSLKSLQEKRDAAVSAITVAMEKHKKPNCVEPAGTTHEVQGESSMFEAKPLDFIPLENTEDNMKSFKNDVVEVKLYPELIKLCQDMDSEGLHKFISDNRKNLAAVREEIPSALRTAVDPADLVLDSLKGFYPSEVLISDAKKDANLLGLRRTCIMLMECLSVLLTTLELDSISSLISESVKGRAKAIAKEWKPKLDELDIDANNGNSLEAHAFLQLLATFGINSNFNQEDLYKLIPMVSRRRQTADLCRSLGLSERMPGVIDVLVNNGKHIDAVNLAFAFELTDKFSPVSLLKSYLNEASKGSSPVKSGNASPTTAQNDVNDKQLTALKAVIKCIEDHKLEEQYPVDPLQKRLLQLEKEKADKKRATEVAKPQPKRPRANCVANGARVANVASDKNFYASRMTDRYPPKYIYDRPYAYPGPTDNHVPSFLGTAYNLPPGHGNFFTNGYHYQATYMH from the exons ATGGAAGATGCACAATCAGTTGCAATGCTGATGGACTCCACAACCTCTAAGATACAGCAGCTACAAAAAGCATTTGCTGAGTTGGAAAGTCATCGTGCTGTTACGCTAAACCTGAAATGGAAGCAACTTGAAGAACACTTTCACGGGCTTGAGAAGTCCTTGAAGAGGCGCTTCACCGAACTAGAAGACCAAGAGAAggagtttgaaaataaaatagtTCAATCTAAAACGATATTGGAGAATCGTCAAGCTGCTGTTATCTCTAAGGAGCAATCTTCACTTAAGAGTCTCCAAGAGAAAAGAGATGCAGCAGTTTCTGCCATTACTGTTGCTATGGAGAAGCATAAGAAGCCTAATTGTGTGGAACCTGCTGGTACTACTCATGAGGTGCAAGGTGAGTCGTCTATGTTTGAAGCAAAGCCCCTTGATTTCATACCACTTGAGAATACAGAGGACAATATGAAGTCTTTCAAGAACGATGTTGTGGAAGTCAAGCTCTATCCAGAGTTAATTAAGTTATGCCAAGATATGGACTCAGAAGGCCTCCACAAATTTATATCGGACAACCGCAAGAACCTGGCTGCTGTAAGGGAGGAAATTCCATCTGCTTTAAGAACTGCTGTTGATCCTGCCGATCTGGTGCTGGACTCACTCAAGGGTTTCTACCCCTCAGAAGTGTTAATTTCAGATGCTAAAAAAGATGCAAATCTTTTAGGTCTTCGCCGAACTTGTATTATGCTGATGGAATGCCTTAGCGTGTTATTAACGACCCTGGAATTGGATTCTATCTCAAGTTTAATATCAGAAAGTGTAAAGGGACGTGCGAAAGCAATTGCTAAGGAGTGGAAACCAAAGTTAGATGAGCTTGACATTGATGCTAATAATGGGAATTCCTTGGAGGCTCATGCATTCTTACAGCTTCTAGCTACTTTTGGTATTAACTCCAACTTTAATCAGGAAGACTTGTACAAGCTGATACCAATGGTTTCACGTCGTCGCCAAACAGCTGATCTCTGCCGTTCCCTTGGATTGTCCGAGAGAATGCCAG GTGTTATTGATGTGTTGGTTAATAATGGAAAGCATATAGATGCTGTTAATCTAGCTTTTGCATTTGAGCTGACCGACAAGTTTTCACCAGTTTCACTACTAAAATCTTACTTGAATGAAGCAAGCAAAGGATCTTCGCCTGTTAAATCTGGAAATGCATCACCTACTACTGCACAG AATGATGTTAACGACAAGCAGCTGACTGCACTGAAGGCTGTGATAAAGTGCATCGAAGACCATAAACTTGAGGAACAATACCCTGTGGATCCTCTCCAGAAACGGCTTCTTCAACTGGAGAAAGAAAAGGCAGACAAGAAAAGAGCCACTGAAGTCGCCAAACCTCAACCCAAGCGACCTCGTGCCAACTGCGTAGCAAATGGAGCTCGAGTTGCTAACGTTGCCTCTGACAAGAACTTCTATGCTAGTAGAATGACTGACAGGTATCCGCCGAAGTACATATATGATCGACCATATGCTTACCCGGGACCAACTGACAACCACGTTCCGTCATTCCTTGGTACTGCTTACAACCTTCCTCCTGGACATGGCAACTTCTTCACAAATGGCTACCACTACCAGGCAACTTACATGCACTAA